A portion of the Edaphobacter lichenicola genome contains these proteins:
- a CDS encoding UpxY family transcription antiterminator — protein sequence MTDTKTSSDTTLNWYALHTRSRHEKRVAERLGLQALETFLPVHRTTHAWKNGVHAEVELPLFPCYLFARASIHNRIRLVQQPGVLGFAASTSSPTIIPDEEISVLRVAVENLKAKPHPYLNNGDAVRIVAGPLAGMEGILTRRKQEYRVVLSIEAIMRSIAVEVSEFEIEPKGEKH from the coding sequence ATGACAGACACGAAGACATCTTCGGACACAACCTTGAATTGGTATGCTCTTCATACTCGGTCAAGACATGAAAAACGAGTTGCAGAACGGCTCGGGTTGCAGGCGCTTGAAACATTTCTCCCTGTCCATCGCACAACGCATGCCTGGAAGAATGGTGTTCATGCGGAGGTAGAGTTACCTTTATTTCCTTGCTACTTATTTGCGAGAGCATCCATTCACAACCGGATCCGTTTGGTGCAGCAACCAGGAGTGCTCGGCTTTGCCGCATCCACGTCGAGCCCGACGATCATACCTGATGAAGAAATATCGGTGCTTCGAGTTGCTGTCGAAAACCTAAAAGCGAAACCACATCCTTATCTAAATAACGGTGATGCAGTCCGAATTGTAGCGGGTCCGCTTGCTGGCATGGAAGGTATCCTGACGCGGCGCAAACAAGAATATCGTGTTGTTCTGTCCATCGAAGCCATCATGAGATCGATTGCCGTCGAAGTGAGTGAGTTTGAAATTGAGCCAAAGGGTGAGAAGCATTGA
- a CDS encoding sugar transferase has protein sequence MRLLVGRDSTLSGLSKALYKDFAQDRHRTPTGKRDCGLWLLYSFFSKYDTWEQFGASPRSKTNHISGISSRCYRFTKRSCDIVGSSILLIGLLPLCLMIAVLIKLDTPGPVLFRHHRIGRNGKHFVLWKFRSMRKDVPRYGISPRNVEDMRLTRVGRLIRRLSIDELPQLINVLRGEMSFVGPRPEMPFIVDRYCPFERERLAAKPGITGLWQVSPARALPIHDNLQYDLHYINNQNLLLDCAIILRTIAAVVRGIGAV, from the coding sequence ATGCGATTGCTAGTCGGTCGAGACTCGACCTTAAGCGGACTCTCTAAGGCTTTGTATAAAGATTTCGCGCAAGATCGGCATCGCACACCAACAGGTAAACGTGATTGTGGATTGTGGCTGTTGTATAGTTTTTTTTCGAAGTACGACACATGGGAACAATTCGGCGCATCACCGCGGAGCAAGACAAATCACATCAGTGGCATCTCGTCTCGATGCTATCGCTTTACTAAACGTAGTTGTGACATCGTAGGGTCGTCTATTCTACTCATTGGATTGCTTCCTCTTTGTCTTATGATTGCCGTTTTGATCAAATTGGACACGCCTGGCCCGGTGTTGTTTCGGCATCATCGCATTGGACGGAATGGTAAACATTTTGTTCTGTGGAAGTTCCGAAGTATGCGGAAAGATGTGCCGAGATATGGAATCTCTCCTCGTAATGTGGAAGATATGCGGCTAACTCGTGTCGGCCGCTTGATTCGTCGCCTGAGCATTGACGAGTTACCGCAGCTTATCAATGTTTTGCGGGGAGAGATGAGTTTCGTCGGCCCGCGACCCGAAATGCCGTTTATTGTGGATCGGTATTGCCCCTTTGAACGCGAACGTCTCGCCGCCAAGCCAGGTATAACTGGTTTGTGGCAAGTTAGCCCAGCTCGGGCACTTCCAATTCATGATAATTTGCAATACGATCTCCACTACATTAACAACCAGAATTTGTTACTCGATTGCGCAATTATCCTCCGAACCATAGCCGCAGTTGTTCGTGGTATCGGCGCTGTATGA
- a CDS encoding SLBB domain-containing protein produces the protein MNDLSVVAKRSKNGTPRQVKELPNTYCRLQWIGYGAVASVIVMLLSSRSFGQQLQVPSLPSAIPSASSSSPLSQNSSTASSDDDESDRAKSSNDMTRSNQDPSSVLTASQITTIVQTRPELIVDLKQVMSDYLQQQGTLVQADSISDDMLYKEISSDPGFRGALSVWLRARGYVSDSDFDRSDSDSKGVDDTRSSDDLAVSSQVGNRAAIDPNKLEASSPDNNSVDLQKKTVSRQTGSREPQSIKKVDRNTGSATEVVHQTAPYNLQSLRDLYSQVPEQVSKVKRFGSDMFLERGLATKQMSIDVPIGPDYILGSGDGLIINLWGGISQSFARTVDREGKIALPEAGTIVVAGLSLEHAQNLIQGALSQQYRDAKIAVTVARLRTVRVYVVGDVQRPGAYDISSLSTPLNALYAAGGPTSVGSLRIVRHYRGKELVREVDLYDFLLHGVRPDEEKLEAGDTILVPPVGRQVAVAGMVKRAAIYELKDETKLADVLSDAGGVLASAALTHVTIERIESQGHRATLNLNLPDGSTTEAFRKEINAFSIQDGDRVIFAPILPYSEKAIYVEGHVVRPGKFPYRDDMTLNDVLHSYQDLLPEPADHGEIIRLMPPDLRPEAIDFSVPDVLAGNEKIRLQPFDTIRVSGRYEADAPKVQVHGEVLHPGEFALSQGMTASDLVRMAGGFTRSALIADADLASYEVKDGSQVVSQRGTIRIGAAVNSFDRNADMVLKPGDVLTIHQISGWNDIGASVSLKGEVTYAGSYGLQEGERLSSVLKRAGGFRTTAYPSGAILIRTQVKELEDKSRNELIRQIETTSAGARLAPSLSAQDDAATLQLLVQQQKEVVARLRSQPAIGRLVIKISSDISSWEGTPADIELRNGDVLTIPKRPGFVLVSGQVYNASAITFVPGKTAGWYLQHAGGSTEGGNRKEILVIRANGLVVGRRSGNWHDPSVLDTKLDPGDVVVVPQKVFGGSALWRNLFASAQVFSSIGFAAALALH, from the coding sequence TTGAACGATCTCAGTGTAGTCGCAAAGCGTTCCAAGAACGGGACACCCAGACAGGTGAAAGAGTTACCCAACACATATTGCCGGCTGCAATGGATTGGATATGGAGCAGTAGCAAGCGTCATAGTGATGTTGTTATCATCTCGTTCATTTGGACAGCAGTTGCAGGTACCGAGCCTGCCGTCAGCGATTCCGTCGGCGTCATCGTCATCGCCGTTATCCCAAAATTCGTCTACGGCGTCCAGCGATGATGACGAAAGTGATCGCGCGAAAAGTAGCAACGACATGACCCGCTCGAACCAAGACCCATCGAGCGTCTTAACAGCGAGTCAAATCACCACAATTGTCCAAACTCGTCCGGAGCTGATTGTTGATCTCAAACAAGTAATGTCAGATTATTTGCAGCAGCAAGGAACATTGGTCCAAGCCGATTCCATAAGCGACGATATGTTGTACAAAGAGATATCGTCCGACCCAGGGTTTCGTGGTGCGCTTAGTGTCTGGTTGCGAGCACGTGGCTATGTGTCAGATTCAGATTTTGACAGATCGGATTCAGACTCAAAAGGAGTCGATGACACGCGGAGCAGTGATGATCTTGCTGTCTCTTCGCAAGTTGGAAATAGAGCAGCGATAGATCCAAATAAGCTAGAGGCTAGTTCACCTGATAACAACTCCGTGGACTTGCAGAAAAAGACAGTATCTCGACAGACTGGAAGCAGGGAACCACAGTCAATCAAAAAAGTGGATCGAAATACTGGCAGCGCAACCGAAGTGGTACATCAAACAGCTCCGTACAATCTTCAGTCCCTCCGTGATCTTTATTCTCAGGTCCCAGAACAAGTCTCGAAGGTGAAGCGCTTTGGCTCAGATATGTTTCTCGAGCGGGGCTTAGCTACCAAGCAGATGTCTATCGATGTACCAATTGGCCCGGACTATATTCTAGGGTCAGGGGACGGGTTGATCATTAATCTTTGGGGTGGGATCTCTCAAAGCTTTGCTCGAACGGTTGATCGCGAAGGCAAGATAGCACTCCCTGAAGCTGGAACAATTGTTGTTGCAGGCCTGTCCCTCGAGCATGCTCAGAACTTGATTCAAGGTGCACTAAGTCAACAGTATCGAGATGCGAAGATTGCCGTAACGGTCGCGCGACTGCGCACGGTAAGAGTGTATGTGGTAGGCGATGTGCAGAGGCCCGGAGCCTATGACATAAGCTCACTGTCCACTCCTCTCAATGCCCTCTATGCTGCAGGTGGGCCTACCAGTGTCGGTTCTCTGCGGATCGTGCGTCACTACCGCGGAAAGGAACTGGTCCGCGAAGTTGATCTTTACGATTTTCTCCTACATGGTGTTCGTCCAGACGAAGAAAAACTGGAGGCCGGAGATACCATTCTCGTGCCCCCGGTCGGACGTCAGGTAGCAGTGGCTGGAATGGTCAAACGAGCAGCCATTTACGAATTGAAAGATGAAACGAAGTTGGCGGATGTGCTCAGTGACGCTGGTGGTGTGCTAGCGTCTGCAGCACTGACACATGTCACCATCGAAAGAATAGAGTCACAAGGGCACCGCGCCACCCTGAACTTGAATCTGCCAGACGGAAGCACAACAGAAGCATTCCGAAAGGAAATTAACGCATTTTCCATCCAGGATGGTGATCGCGTGATCTTCGCTCCGATACTGCCTTACAGCGAAAAAGCCATTTATGTAGAGGGACATGTAGTCAGGCCTGGCAAGTTCCCTTATCGCGATGACATGACGTTAAATGACGTGCTTCATTCTTATCAAGATTTGTTGCCAGAACCAGCAGATCATGGTGAGATCATCCGTCTGATGCCCCCCGATTTACGGCCAGAAGCGATTGACTTTAGTGTGCCGGATGTCCTAGCCGGAAACGAAAAAATCCGCCTTCAACCTTTCGATACGATTCGTGTTAGTGGTCGTTATGAAGCCGATGCTCCCAAAGTTCAAGTGCATGGCGAGGTACTGCACCCTGGTGAGTTCGCCCTCTCCCAAGGTATGACTGCTTCGGACCTCGTTCGTATGGCTGGCGGTTTCACGCGCAGTGCGCTAATAGCCGATGCTGATCTTGCCAGTTATGAAGTGAAGGACGGAAGTCAAGTGGTAAGTCAGAGAGGAACAATTCGAATTGGCGCTGCCGTCAACAGCTTTGATCGTAATGCAGATATGGTTCTCAAGCCTGGTGATGTACTTACCATTCATCAAATATCCGGGTGGAATGATATAGGGGCTTCTGTATCCCTGAAGGGCGAAGTGACCTATGCGGGATCCTATGGCTTGCAAGAAGGGGAGAGGCTAAGCTCAGTATTGAAGCGTGCAGGTGGATTCAGAACAACAGCTTATCCATCCGGAGCAATTCTCATTCGCACTCAAGTAAAAGAACTTGAGGACAAGAGCCGAAATGAATTAATTCGTCAAATCGAGACAACATCGGCTGGCGCTCGGCTAGCTCCAAGTCTGTCGGCTCAGGACGATGCAGCGACTTTGCAACTACTCGTCCAACAGCAAAAGGAAGTAGTCGCACGCCTGCGAAGCCAACCTGCAATTGGACGTTTGGTCATCAAAATTAGCTCCGATATCTCAAGTTGGGAAGGTACACCTGCTGATATTGAACTACGCAATGGTGACGTTCTCACCATCCCTAAAAGACCAGGCTTCGTCCTAGTTAGTGGACAAGTCTACAACGCATCCGCAATTACTTTCGTGCCAGGAAAAACTGCCGGCTGGTACCTCCAACATGCAGGTGGGAGCACTGAAGGAGGAAACAGAAAAGAAATATTGGTTATTCGAGCTAATGGTCTAGTTGTAGGACGTCGATCGGGAAACTGGCATGACCCGAGCGTCCTCGACACAAAGCTCGATCCTGGCGATGTTGTTGTCGTACCCCAAAAAGTCTTCGGTGGATCAGCTCTATGGCGAAATCTGTTCGCGTCGGCACAAGTATTCTCTTCCATCGGATTCGCGGCTGCTCTCGCGCTGCACTAG
- a CDS encoding nucleotidyltransferase family protein: MNRQLSQAVIATFREADPESHFRRLSGFRYRSWVGIYGWLDASGLALYFLARVRALGIEAALPVRVLQRLEGNTADNEKKMASMFQEFMTLNQDFQHAGLLYANLKGFTLTPDSCADIALRCQLDLDFLMSSNDAQRCESILAARGYSLVGTDAGSKEFKADSEQLPSVRDLYRAKPQRSVEVHFVDGDGGGSRKNELSRLRSKKWRDLELPVLSELDKFLGHAQHLFKHLKSEWTRASWILEYSNFISFHRENHALWLEVQEHLTRNPKIKIAVGAVTLFTKQSFGFNSIPKTLMASVRELPAPVRLWVERYGNDVLMAEYPGTKLYFLLLRALSLDETEPLSKNSNKVFPVHHPPRITVASEKANLIVQLNQHWQQIRFFCFRLKFHLRQGLVFIIEESRWKKSIALLQM, translated from the coding sequence ATGAATCGTCAGTTATCGCAAGCCGTGATTGCTACTTTCCGTGAAGCGGATCCAGAGAGCCATTTTCGTCGCCTGTCAGGATTCCGCTATCGATCTTGGGTCGGAATATACGGTTGGCTCGATGCCAGCGGCTTAGCTCTTTATTTTCTTGCACGAGTTCGGGCACTGGGTATTGAAGCTGCGCTTCCGGTGCGGGTGTTACAGCGACTCGAAGGAAATACGGCCGATAATGAGAAAAAGATGGCCAGCATGTTTCAGGAGTTTATGACGCTGAACCAAGATTTTCAGCATGCTGGTCTGCTTTATGCCAATCTCAAGGGTTTTACATTAACCCCTGATTCTTGTGCGGATATAGCTCTGCGCTGTCAGCTCGATCTCGACTTCCTTATGTCTTCGAATGATGCTCAGCGCTGCGAGAGTATCTTGGCGGCGCGAGGTTATTCACTAGTCGGTACAGACGCGGGCAGTAAAGAATTTAAAGCAGATAGCGAACAATTGCCATCAGTGCGGGATCTTTACAGGGCAAAGCCTCAGCGCAGCGTAGAAGTTCATTTCGTCGATGGTGATGGAGGCGGCTCCCGGAAGAACGAACTCTCTCGCCTACGATCAAAAAAATGGAGGGATTTAGAGCTCCCGGTTCTCTCAGAACTTGACAAGTTTCTTGGACATGCGCAGCACTTATTCAAGCATCTAAAAAGCGAATGGACTCGCGCTTCATGGATTCTTGAATATTCAAATTTCATCAGCTTCCATCGGGAAAACCATGCACTATGGCTTGAAGTACAGGAACACCTGACGCGGAACCCAAAAATCAAAATTGCAGTCGGAGCAGTGACTCTATTTACCAAACAGAGTTTTGGCTTCAACTCAATACCCAAAACGCTGATGGCATCGGTTCGAGAACTTCCTGCACCGGTGCGGCTGTGGGTTGAGCGATATGGAAACGATGTGCTTATGGCCGAATATCCCGGAACCAAGCTCTATTTTTTGCTGTTGAGGGCTCTGTCTCTTGATGAAACTGAGCCTCTCTCAAAGAATAGCAACAAAGTTTTTCCTGTACATCATCCCCCGAGAATTACTGTAGCGAGCGAAAAAGCAAATCTTATAGTGCAGCTGAATCAACATTGGCAGCAGATACGTTTTTTTTGTTTCCGGCTGAAATTTCACCTTCGCCAAGGGTTGGTTTTCATAATAGAAGAATCCCGTTGGAAGAAAAGTATTGCTTTATTGCAGATGTAG
- a CDS encoding WecB/TagA/CpsF family glycosyltransferase: MNRLMPVLANIKVNVLGVGVHAVNMHSAVTILKSHIDTNGKGYVCLTGVHGIMEVQRDPGLKSIFSEALLVAPDGMPTVWMGHLQGFNTMERVFGPDLMLEIIGRNEFRDCVHFFCGGAPGVAESLREVMTRRFPWVKIAGTYAPPFRKMTVEEESELSTQIRLLRPDIIWVGLSTPKQEMFMARYLPMLDTKLMIGVGAAFLFHTGAIRDSPAWVKRAGLQWVHRFIQEPGRLWKRYLLNNPLFIFLVLLQFGGLKRYRLNSKSENTRSYVYESQ; this comes from the coding sequence ATGAATAGACTGATGCCAGTGCTGGCAAACATCAAGGTAAACGTATTAGGAGTGGGTGTCCATGCCGTCAATATGCATAGCGCTGTAACTATTCTAAAGTCTCATATCGATACGAATGGGAAAGGGTACGTCTGCCTAACCGGAGTCCACGGCATTATGGAAGTGCAGCGTGACCCGGGTCTAAAATCGATTTTTTCGGAAGCTCTTCTTGTGGCTCCCGATGGAATGCCAACTGTATGGATGGGGCATTTGCAGGGTTTTAACACCATGGAGCGAGTGTTCGGTCCTGACCTAATGCTTGAGATCATCGGGCGCAATGAGTTTCGTGATTGTGTGCATTTTTTCTGCGGTGGAGCGCCTGGAGTTGCTGAAAGTTTACGTGAAGTGATGACACGCCGGTTTCCATGGGTAAAGATAGCGGGAACATATGCACCTCCCTTTAGGAAGATGACGGTCGAAGAAGAATCTGAATTGTCGACGCAAATTCGTTTGCTGCGACCAGACATCATCTGGGTTGGATTGAGTACTCCAAAACAAGAAATGTTTATGGCGCGTTACCTGCCTATGTTAGATACGAAACTGATGATCGGCGTTGGCGCTGCTTTTCTCTTTCACACCGGTGCAATTCGAGATAGTCCTGCGTGGGTCAAGCGGGCCGGTTTACAGTGGGTGCATCGTTTTATACAGGAACCTGGACGCTTGTGGAAACGCTATCTCTTAAATAATCCTCTTTTTATCTTTCTCGTTCTTTTGCAGTTCGGTGGCCTAAAGCGTTATAGGCTCAACTCAAAATCAGAGAACACGCGCTCGTATGTTTACGAATCACAGTAG
- a CDS encoding glycosyltransferase family 2 protein: MIVPNGSSGMMPLISIVTPSFNQAAFIYEAIQSIKIQDYAMYEHLIIDGMSTDGTVELLQTLSSIAEFNKMSWMSEKDNGQSEALNKGFRRAKGDIIGWLNSDDRYLPGCFAHIVEAFEQNPDVDIIYGDYRIVDEHGRAVQTRREIEFSKFILFYHHVLYIPTTATFFRSRVFKEENWLEEHLQYAMDLELFIRLAIKGYRFMHISKVLADFRLQPNSKTCSSPDKQRMEHKEIVYAAAPALHPIDSPRIRSLILLLLRSIAFIRRSAEKLLRGYYWNHKGSLPHISFERVR; encoded by the coding sequence ATGATTGTTCCTAACGGTTCATCTGGAATGATGCCGTTAATTTCAATCGTGACACCATCTTTTAATCAAGCAGCCTTTATTTATGAGGCAATACAAAGTATCAAGATTCAAGACTATGCAATGTATGAACACCTGATAATCGACGGTATGTCGACGGACGGGACGGTTGAGCTATTACAAACACTATCTAGTATCGCAGAGTTCAACAAAATGTCTTGGATGTCTGAAAAGGACAATGGACAGAGTGAAGCATTAAACAAAGGATTTCGCAGAGCTAAGGGGGACATTATCGGTTGGCTGAACTCGGATGACCGCTATCTTCCGGGTTGTTTTGCACACATTGTCGAAGCATTTGAACAGAATCCGGATGTGGATATCATCTACGGCGACTACAGAATTGTTGATGAGCATGGTCGAGCGGTTCAAACCAGGCGCGAGATCGAGTTCAGCAAATTCATCCTCTTCTATCATCATGTTTTGTACATCCCCACGACAGCTACATTTTTTCGTAGTCGAGTGTTCAAAGAAGAGAACTGGCTTGAAGAGCATCTTCAATACGCAATGGATCTAGAGCTGTTTATACGTCTTGCTATTAAAGGATATCGCTTTATGCATATCTCCAAAGTGTTGGCAGATTTTAGATTGCAGCCTAACAGCAAGACTTGCAGTTCACCTGACAAGCAGCGCATGGAGCACAAGGAAATTGTGTACGCAGCCGCACCGGCACTTCATCCTATTGACTCCCCACGGATCCGGAGTCTGATACTGCTCTTGTTGCGATCGATTGCTTTTATAAGAAGAAGCGCGGAGAAACTGCTCCGAGGCTACTACTGGAATCATAAGGGCTCCCTCCCACACATTAGTTTTGAACGGGTTCGTTGA
- a CDS encoding GumC family protein, protein MLSLVWVLLLPKEYNSSARIMPPESGSTSAAMLAALVGKGSSTGGSAGGLAGLAGSLLGAKNNGALFIALLHSGTISGHLIDRFDLQHAYHKKYRDSTAKQLSRLTKITEDTKSGVITIVVTDEKKERARDLAQAYLDELNSLVARVNTSSAHREREFIEQRLATVQKELQRAQLELSSYSSDNTTIDLKEQTRATVDAGAKLEGQLIANESELESLRQIYGNQNVRVRAAQARNNILRNELQRANGLGGLQSEDVGADATHPYPALRQLPRLAVQWANLYRNVRIHETVFDLLSEEYETARIEEVKSIPTVSVIDPPGLPERKSGPHRTLIVMAATVLSFVGGALFLLMKRSWLSLDRSDARRILIADIHTTLHDRWSRLLAGDTFGGRRL, encoded by the coding sequence GTGTTGAGCCTAGTCTGGGTGTTGCTACTGCCAAAAGAATATAACTCAAGTGCCCGGATAATGCCCCCTGAATCGGGAAGCACAAGCGCCGCCATGCTTGCTGCGCTTGTGGGTAAGGGTAGTAGTACAGGTGGCTCGGCCGGTGGTTTGGCGGGCTTGGCCGGGAGTTTGCTGGGCGCAAAAAATAATGGTGCACTGTTTATTGCGTTGTTACACAGCGGAACAATATCTGGACATCTCATCGACCGATTTGATCTACAGCACGCATATCACAAAAAATATCGTGATTCGACAGCGAAACAGTTGTCTCGTCTGACTAAGATAACCGAAGATACAAAAAGTGGTGTGATAACAATCGTTGTGACGGATGAGAAAAAAGAGAGAGCACGTGATTTAGCCCAAGCTTATTTGGATGAATTAAATAGTCTGGTGGCTAGAGTTAACACCTCATCTGCACATCGTGAACGCGAGTTCATTGAGCAGCGGCTAGCTACTGTGCAGAAAGAACTTCAGCGTGCCCAACTGGAATTAAGTAGTTATTCAAGTGACAATACTACGATCGATCTCAAAGAGCAGACTCGTGCGACGGTAGACGCCGGCGCAAAGCTCGAGGGTCAACTTATAGCAAATGAGTCAGAGTTGGAGTCGCTACGTCAGATATATGGCAACCAAAATGTACGGGTGCGAGCGGCGCAAGCGCGAAATAACATCCTGCGAAATGAACTACAGCGTGCTAATGGCCTGGGGGGACTGCAGTCAGAAGACGTCGGTGCCGATGCCACCCATCCTTACCCCGCTTTGCGACAGTTGCCTCGTCTAGCCGTTCAGTGGGCAAATTTATATAGAAATGTGCGTATCCACGAAACAGTCTTTGATCTCTTATCTGAGGAGTATGAGACGGCGCGAATCGAAGAAGTGAAGTCAATCCCAACAGTTAGTGTGATTGATCCCCCTGGACTACCCGAGAGAAAATCGGGACCGCATCGAACATTGATTGTTATGGCAGCCACAGTTCTTTCTTTTGTAGGAGGGGCGTTGTTTTTACTTATGAAGCGTTCGTGGTTGTCACTTGATCGATCGGACGCAAGGAGAATTTTAATCGCAGACATCCACACGACATTACATGATCGATGGAGTCGTCTCTTAGCAGGAGATACTTTTGGAGGACGCCGTCTATGA
- a CDS encoding c-type cytochrome, protein MTWSKHSVFIRNKSEHNPLQPTETNIASGKEAFTHYCVACHGLDGQNTGVPFADAMSPPVPLLSSSEVQSYTDGQLKWVIDNGIAPSGMPGSKGMLSDDEIWATVLFIRHLPPQGSLGDPSLYDK, encoded by the coding sequence ATGACTTGGAGTAAGCACTCCGTATTTATTCGGAATAAATCGGAACATAATCCGCTCCAGCCGACAGAAACAAATATCGCGTCGGGCAAAGAAGCCTTCACGCACTACTGTGTAGCCTGTCATGGGTTGGACGGACAAAACACAGGTGTGCCGTTTGCAGATGCCATGTCCCCACCAGTGCCTCTGCTTAGCTCATCAGAAGTCCAATCGTACACCGATGGCCAGCTGAAGTGGGTGATCGACAACGGTATAGCACCTTCTGGCATGCCCGGGTCGAAGGGAATGCTAAGCGATGACGAAATTTGGGCCACGGTTCTCTTCATTCGCCACCTGCCTCCGCAAGGCAGTCTTGGCGACCCATCTCTCTACGATAAGTAG